The nucleotide sequence CCACCACCGCCCATGTGGACTACATCAAAGTCGCACGCGAAACCATCAAACGCATCGGCTACAACTCGTCCGAGCTGGGCTTTGATGCCAACGGCTGCGCAATCGGCGTGTACTACGACCAACAATCCCCCGACATCGCCCAAGGCGTGAACGAAGGCGAAGGCATAGACCTGAACCAAGGCGCGGGCGACCAAGGTCTGATGTTCGGCTACGCCTGTGACGAAACCCCGACTCTGATGCCGTTTGCCATCTATTACAGCCACCGCCTGATGCAGCGTCAAAGCGAATTGCGCAAAGACGGCCGCCTGCCTTGGCTGCGTCCCGACGCAAAAGCGCAACTGACTGTGGTTTACGACAGCGAAACCGGCAAAGTAAAACGCATCGACACCGTCGTCCTGTCCACTCAGCACGACCCTGCCATCAGCCATGAAGAACTGAGCAAAGCCGTGATCGAGCAGATTATCAAGCCCGTTCTGCCGTCTGAAATGCTGACTGCCGAAACCAAATACCTGATCAACCCGACCGGCCGCTTCGTCATCGGCGGCCCGCAAGGCGACTGCGGCTTGACCGGACGCAAAATCATCGTCGATACCTACGGCGGCGCAGCTCCGCACGGCGGCGGCGCATTCTCCGGCAAAGACCCGTCCAAAGTCGACCGTTCCGCCGCTTACGCCTGCCGTTATGTTGCGAAAAACATCGTCGCCGCCGGTTTGGCGACCCAATGTCAGATTCAGGTTTCCTACGCCATCGGCGTTGCCGAACCGACCTCGATTTCCATCGATACTTTCGGCACAGGCAAAATCAGCGAAGACAAACTGATTGCCCTGGTTCGCGAACATTTCGACCTGCGCCCCAAAGGCATCGTCCAAATGCTCGACCTCTTGCGCCCGATTTACAGCAAATCCGCCGCCTATGGCCATTTCGGCCGCGAAGAGCCTGAATTTACTTGGGAGCGCACCGACAAAGCAGCCGCATTGAAAGCAGCCGCAGGCGTATAAAAAAGCATAAAGGTCGTCTGAAAGGGAGTTTCAGACGACTTTCCATCCTTATGGTAACTGCAATTTTTCCCAATCAGCAAGGCAGCATGCGTCGGTATGCTGCCTTTTTCGACCAGAAAGATTACAATTAGCAGGTCGTCTGAAAATCCAAAGAAAGGACACATCATGCTCTTAGGTGTAAACATCGACCACATCGCCACCGTCCGCAACGCCCGCGGTACGACCTATCCCAGCCCTGTGGAAGCAGCATTGGTCGCGGAAACGCACGGTGCGGATTTGATTACCATGCACCTGCGCGAAGACCGCCGCCACATCAAAGATGCGGACGTGTTTGCCGTTAAAAATGCCATCCGAACGCGCCTGAACCTTGAAATGGCGTTGACTGAAGAAATGCTGGAAAACGCGCTTAAAGTCATGCCGCAAGACGTGTGCATCGTGCCTGAAAAACGTCAGGAAATCACGACCGAAGGCGGTTTGGACGTATTGGCGCAACAAGAAAAAATCGCCGAGTTTACCAAAATCCTGACCGACGCAGGCATCCGCGTCTCGCTCTTTATCGATGCCGACAACGAGCAAATCCAAGCCGCCCATGATGTCGGTGCGCCCGTTATCGAGCTGCACACCGGCGCATACGCCGATGCACACAGCCACGCCGAACAAATCAAGCAATTCGAGCGTCTGCAAAACGGCGCGCATTTTGCCAGCGATTTGGGCTTGATCGTCAACGCCGGACACGGCCTGACCATACACAACGTTACCCCCATCGCCCAAATCCTCGCCATCCGCGAGCTGAACATCGGGCATTCGCTGATTGCCCAAGCCCTCTTCCTCGGCCTGCCCGAAGCCGTCCGCCAGATGAAGGAAACCATGTTCAGGGCAAGGCTGCTGCCTTGATAGGCGACACCCACCTTTTCAGACGACCTTCTCTCAAAAAGGAGACCACCGCATGATTTACGGCATAGGCACAGACATCGTTTCCCTCAAACGCATCATCCGCCTGAGCAAAAAGTTCGGACAAGCGTTTGCCGAACGCATCCTTACCCCTGAAGAGCTGCTCGAATTCCCGCAAGCAGGCAAGCCCGTCAACTACCTCGCCAAACGTTTTGCCGCCAAAGAAGCCTTCGCCAAAGCCGTCGGTACGGGCATACGCGGCGCGGTTTCCTTCCGCAACATCGGCATCGGGCATGACGCATTGGGCAAACCCGAATTCTTCTACGCCCCCGCTCTGTCGAAATGGCTGGAAGAACAAGGCATCAGCCACGTCAGCCTCAGCATGAGCGACGAAGAAGACACCGTGTTGGCATTCGTCATTGCCGAAAAATAAGACAATACCCATCGGCAGGTCGGATACTTAAATCCGACCTTTCCGAATTTTCAGACGACCTTTCTCCCTATTCCCATGACCCAAGACACCCGCCCCCTTATCCGCGTCGTTGCCGGCATCCTGCTCAACCAAGACGGCGACTACCTGCTCAGTTCCCGCCCCGAAGGCAAGCCCTATGCCGGATATTGGGAATTTGCCGGCGGCAAAGTCGAAGCGGGCGAAACCGACTTCCAAGCCCTGCAACGCGAGTTTGAAGAAGAACTCGGCATCCGCATCCTCGCCGCTACGCCTTGGCTGACCAAAATCCATTCCTACGAACACGCCCGCGTCTGCCTGAAATTCCTATGGGTAAACCCCGACCAATGGACGGGTGAACCCCAATCCCGCGAAGGACAAGCTTGGTCGTGGCAAAAAGCGGGCGATTTCAACGTTGCCCCCATGTTGCCCGCCAACGGTCCGCTGCTGCGCGCCCTCTCTGTCCCCCGCCAGCTTCAAGGTCGTCTGAAAACCGGTTTGCACGGACAAAACCGCAGCGGCGAATACCGCGTCGCGCCCTACTCCCTAGCCGAACCGCACCACGCCAACATCCTCATCTCAGAAACCGAGCTGCGCAAACTCGGCAAATTGCCTCAAGCCCAAAGCGTTTGGGTATCGATACACACCCGCGAACAATGGCAACGCGTGCAAGATGCCGACGTCGTCGTTTGGCAAGTCAACAACGACGCAAGCGCACGACAAGTGCTTGAAATATTGGAACAAGGCGTATCCCTTCCGCTGGTTGTCGCCGCGCCCGAAACACTGGTTTCAAACTATCGCGACCGCTGGCTCTCAACAGGCGCACACGCCATCCTGACCGACAACGACACCGAGGTCGTCTGAAATGGACAAAAACCGCAAACTCCTCATTGCAGGCGTCCTCCTCATCCTCTTCGCCGCCGCCAAACTCCTGCTGCTGGACTGGTGGCAGAAACAACAGCCCCAAGCCCGCGCCGCCGAGTGCGACCTCACCAAAGGCTGCACCCTACCCGACGGCTCACACGTCCGCTCCACCCGCATCAGCACCCGTTCCGCCTTCGACATCACCGTCGAAAATGCCCCTGCCGAAACACAACAAGTCAGCATCAGCTTCAGTATGAAAGATATGGACATGGGCTTCAACCGCTACATACTCCAACAACAATCCCCGCGCACCTGGCAAGCACGCCAAATCCGCCTGCCCGTCTGCGTCGAAGGCAAACGCGACTACATCGCCGATATCACCATAAGCGGACAGACTTTTCAGACGACCTTTACCGCCCAGTAAGCGTTCTACGCGTATTCTGCAAGAAAACTTTTTGGAGAAAGATTTATAGTGGATTAAATTTAAATCAGGACAAGGCGACGAAGCCGCAGACAGTACAGATAGTACGGCAAGGCGAGGCAACGCCGTACTGGTTTAAAGTTAATCCACTATATTTTCTCTTGCTATCCTTTCCCTTTATTTCACCAAAGGTCGTCTGAAATCCGTTTTCAGACGACCTTTCTCTATGCGCCATCCCTCCATCAAAATATCCGCATCACAACAAGCCCACTCTTCCTAATACACAGGTTTCCCCTACCCTTCCCAAAATCCGCCTGCCATCAAGTTTGGCTAAAACACATCAGCAAATCCCAATCTCTGAAATTATGATTATATGATTAACGTTCTCTTAATAAATGATATTCCTTGCAAATCATTATCAATTAATATTAGAATACGCACTCTCAAATTAACGTAACCCATGAACAACCCGTCTAGAGGAAGAATTATGAAATCCCCCCAATCCCCCGCCTTCCGTTTCAGCATCATGGTGCTGGCGCTGTCTTCAGGCTTTGCCCATGCTGAAAATATCAAACCCGAAGCAACAGCCGAATTGAAAGAAGTCGTCGTTACCGGTACTGCCGTGCCGACCCGCGTTACCCGCAATCAGCTTGACCGCGAAACTTCGACCGATTTGAAACAAGTTATGAAAGACCAAATCGGCATGGATGTCGGCGGCGGCAACGGCGTGGCGCAGTTTTACAGCATTCGCGGCGTCGGCGAAGACAAGATTAATCTGGAAGTGGACGGCACCAGCCAATCCACCAAAATTTTCCACCACCAAAGCCGCTTCCAGCTTGACCCCGCTTTGGTGAAAAGCATCAACGTCGAAAAAGGCACGGGCGCGGCGAGCGCGGGCTTGGGCGCGGTCGGCGGTACCATCCGCGTAACGACGGTTGACGCGAAAGACCTGCTGACCGACGGCAAACCTTTCGGTTTCAAACTCGGCGCGGGCTTGAGCAGCAATAAAGGCTCAACCGGCAACGCGGCGGTTTACGGCTATCAAAACGGCTTCGATGCCCTGTTTGCAGGCAACTTCCTCAACAACCGCGACTACAAAGACGGCAACGGCAATGTCAACCGCGGCAGTCGTCTGAAACAGCACAGCTACCTCGCCAAACTCGGCTACGACTTCAACGACGACCACGGCATCCGCCTGACCTACCGTCAGGAATACCAAAAAGGCAACCGCACCGACAAAGCCGAGTTCCAAAACGTTGACAGCTACGTCGGTGTAGACGGCACTTATCAAAAAGAGCAATCCTACAATCTGGAATACCGCGGCCGCAACGTCGGCTTCCTCGACAAAATCGACGCCAACGTCTTCCAAATCAACACCGACGACACCAAGCCGCCTAAAGGCGCGCCCTCCCCGAAAGCCCAAGCTTCCGGCACGGCGCAAGGCGGCGTTCCCATCGGTCAGCTTGAGTTAAGCAAAATTAAAGCGACCGGCGCCAACCTGAACCTCGCCAGCTCCTTCGGCGACGGGCACATGGTGAAATACGGCGTCAACTACCGCCACGAAACTTCCGAGCCGTCCGACAAAGGCGCATGGCTGAAGATTCTCGGACTGTATGACCGCGACAAAGAGAAAAAGGCTGAATACGGCGTTTACGCGGAAGGCATTTGGAACCTGCACCCCGTTACCCTGACCACCGGCCTGCGTTACGACCATTTCAAATACAACGCCGCCAGTAAACAAAGCGCGTCGCACGGACAGCTCAACCCCAGCATCGGCGCGATTTGGGACATCAACGACAACTTCTCCCTCTTGGCAAACCTCAATCAGGCAAGCCGCGCGCCCCGCCTGAACGAAGCCCTGTTGGCTAACGAACGCGCAGGCGCCGCCGCCGATTTGGACAGCAACCTCAAAGCCGAAACCGCCCGCCGCGCCGAATTGGGCTTCAAATGGCGCAACGACAATTTCAACGTCAGCGGCAGCGTGTTCCACCAACGCATCAAAGACCTCATCGTCTATCGTTGGGCAAAAATCAACAACAATACCGCCTCCATCACCGAACGTGGCAAGATTTACAACGGCGGCACGCTCAAAACCTACGGCTACGAACTTGACGCGTCCTACCGCTGGGGCGGTCTGACCGCGCGCGCCGGTGTGTCCTACGTCAAACCGCGTCTGAACGGCGAAATGTACTACGGCGAAAGCCCGATTCAAGCGGAAGACCACGAAAGCTCGTTCACCTTCTGGAACACCGGCCGCCAATGGCTGACCGGCCTGTCTTATCAGTTTGAAAACCCCAAACTCGAAATCGGCTGGCGCGGCCGCTACGCCCAAAGCGTGAAATACACCGACGTCGCCCGCGGACAAGGCACGATACACGGCAAGAAAGCCGGTTACGGCGTACACGACATTTACGCCAACTGGCAGCCGCTGAAAAAAGACAACCTGAACGTCAACTTCGCTGTCAACAACATCGGCAACAAACAATACCGTTCGCACAGCCAACGCTTCCCCGACGGCAACGGACGCGTGCCCTTCTACGAACGCGGCCGCGAGTTTGCCTTGGGCGTGAATTACCGCTTCTGATAAAAGTGTTGATAAAAGGTCGTCTGAAAACCGAGTTTCAAGGTTTTCAGACGACCTTTTTTAATGTATTAGGTTAAGGGTAGACATTTACCCCCTGCCGCCATTTTCACCCCATTACCCTTCCCTACATGGCACAATCAACCGCTCAACATTCTTAAACAACTTTTTGTCGTAAAAATCAAACACAAACCGCCGCCAAATCACCCTTCTCCCTGCAAAACACAAATAACATTTTGTTTTTGTCATGATTGTATCTATGATATTGGATTTATGCCGTTTGATAAAAACGCACTATTTCAACCAAAAAAAGGGGGACAATATGTCTGCAATCAACACCAAAATCAAAACCATCATCCTCACCGCCATCAGCGCGGCAATCCTTTCAGCCTGCGGCGGTGGCGGTGGCGGCGATACCGCCGCACTTTCCACCGGATCAACCAGCACAGGCGGCAACGGCAGCCCTGCTAAAAACGGCAGTCCAAACAATGCTACCCCCAGCGCAGCCAACAAAAATAATGGCAATACCGTAGCAGCAGCAACCCCTAGTCATAACCGCGCTGACAATCTCGCGGACTTGATTGATGAAGCACCTATTGAAGCAGTAAATGGCACTACACCACTGCACACCAGCTTTATCTCCTCCGCCACTGCACAACAAGGTAATCCAAATGCCCAGTTACGTCTTACCAGAACAGCAGACGGAAAAGAATATACAGGTGATTTCTACCTTACCGACAGCAAAGAAAACAATCAAAACGGTTTAATTAGCTCATTAGACTTCAAAAACAATGACGAAGTAAAATTGGACGGCGTAGTAATTGCCAACAAAAATGCCGCTCAAGTCAATTGGACCACACCATATTCTCTGATTATGAAAGTATTTTCAGGTGGTAATACGAAAAGTGACGGTGGTCCACAAAACGGTAAGATAGATGGTGACAGCAAAAACTTTATTAATGGTCGCGCCTCAATCGACGAGAAGATTACCGAACTGTACACTCAAATTGAAACAGCCAAAGAGACTTTGAAACAAGCTAAGGAGCAAGGCGATGTTGATGCTATCGCAAAAGCTCAG is from Neisseria sicca and encodes:
- a CDS encoding transferrin-binding protein-like solute binding protein — its product is MSAINTKIKTIILTAISAAILSACGGGGGGDTAALSTGSTSTGGNGSPAKNGSPNNATPSAANKNNGNTVAAATPSHNRADNLADLIDEAPIEAVNGTTPLHTSFISSATAQQGNPNAQLRLTRTADGKEYTGDFYLTDSKENNQNGLISSLDFKNNDEVKLDGVVIANKNAAQVNWTTPYSLIMKVFSGGNTKSDGGPQNGKIDGDSKNFINGRASIDEKITELYTQIETAKETLKQAKEQGDVDAIAKAQAKLDELNDLDGRLRDIRPVIAAGAKNLADKLAYFRKGNLVAGDGKHLVFDKRFDGVYIIQFTDGTQIVMHDPAAAGWAYQTFAYYFDPKNDVAFGYQSLGDETKFTDLPEKGTATYNGLTTAYVVKGDQGRQLTADVKAIVDFGLKGVRFETSNSQFHSLDDNGRRVTVKGTDYDMKGTAKWENGNLFLGSVEAAAAGLKGNLSGKFYGAKAAEIGGTYGLKNQDGSEHLIGGYGAKRQ
- the metK gene encoding methionine adenosyltransferase codes for the protein MSEYLFTSESVSEGHPDKVADQVSDAILDAVLAQDPKARVAAETLVNTGLCVLAGEITTTAHVDYIKVARETIKRIGYNSSELGFDANGCAIGVYYDQQSPDIAQGVNEGEGIDLNQGAGDQGLMFGYACDETPTLMPFAIYYSHRLMQRQSELRKDGRLPWLRPDAKAQLTVVYDSETGKVKRIDTVVLSTQHDPAISHEELSKAVIEQIIKPVLPSEMLTAETKYLINPTGRFVIGGPQGDCGLTGRKIIVDTYGGAAPHGGGAFSGKDPSKVDRSAAYACRYVAKNIVAAGLATQCQIQVSYAIGVAEPTSISIDTFGTGKISEDKLIALVREHFDLRPKGIVQMLDLLRPIYSKSAAYGHFGREEPEFTWERTDKAAALKAAAGV
- a CDS encoding NUDIX domain-containing protein; this translates as MTQDTRPLIRVVAGILLNQDGDYLLSSRPEGKPYAGYWEFAGGKVEAGETDFQALQREFEEELGIRILAATPWLTKIHSYEHARVCLKFLWVNPDQWTGEPQSREGQAWSWQKAGDFNVAPMLPANGPLLRALSVPRQLQGRLKTGLHGQNRSGEYRVAPYSLAEPHHANILISETELRKLGKLPQAQSVWVSIHTREQWQRVQDADVVVWQVNNDASARQVLEILEQGVSLPLVVAAPETLVSNYRDRWLSTGAHAILTDNDTEVV
- the acpS gene encoding holo-ACP synthase; amino-acid sequence: MIYGIGTDIVSLKRIIRLSKKFGQAFAERILTPEELLEFPQAGKPVNYLAKRFAAKEAFAKAVGTGIRGAVSFRNIGIGHDALGKPEFFYAPALSKWLEEQGISHVSLSMSDEEDTVLAFVIAEK
- a CDS encoding TonB-dependent receptor plug domain-containing protein, which encodes MKSPQSPAFRFSIMVLALSSGFAHAENIKPEATAELKEVVVTGTAVPTRVTRNQLDRETSTDLKQVMKDQIGMDVGGGNGVAQFYSIRGVGEDKINLEVDGTSQSTKIFHHQSRFQLDPALVKSINVEKGTGAASAGLGAVGGTIRVTTVDAKDLLTDGKPFGFKLGAGLSSNKGSTGNAAVYGYQNGFDALFAGNFLNNRDYKDGNGNVNRGSRLKQHSYLAKLGYDFNDDHGIRLTYRQEYQKGNRTDKAEFQNVDSYVGVDGTYQKEQSYNLEYRGRNVGFLDKIDANVFQINTDDTKPPKGAPSPKAQASGTAQGGVPIGQLELSKIKATGANLNLASSFGDGHMVKYGVNYRHETSEPSDKGAWLKILGLYDRDKEKKAEYGVYAEGIWNLHPVTLTTGLRYDHFKYNAASKQSASHGQLNPSIGAIWDINDNFSLLANLNQASRAPRLNEALLANERAGAAADLDSNLKAETARRAELGFKWRNDNFNVSGSVFHQRIKDLIVYRWAKINNNTASITERGKIYNGGTLKTYGYELDASYRWGGLTARAGVSYVKPRLNGEMYYGESPIQAEDHESSFTFWNTGRQWLTGLSYQFENPKLEIGWRGRYAQSVKYTDVARGQGTIHGKKAGYGVHDIYANWQPLKKDNLNVNFAVNNIGNKQYRSHSQRFPDGNGRVPFYERGREFALGVNYRF
- the pdxJ gene encoding pyridoxine 5'-phosphate synthase; the encoded protein is MLLGVNIDHIATVRNARGTTYPSPVEAALVAETHGADLITMHLREDRRHIKDADVFAVKNAIRTRLNLEMALTEEMLENALKVMPQDVCIVPEKRQEITTEGGLDVLAQQEKIAEFTKILTDAGIRVSLFIDADNEQIQAAHDVGAPVIELHTGAYADAHSHAEQIKQFERLQNGAHFASDLGLIVNAGHGLTIHNVTPIAQILAIRELNIGHSLIAQALFLGLPEAVRQMKETMFRARLLP